In Macaca thibetana thibetana isolate TM-01 chromosome 8, ASM2454274v1, whole genome shotgun sequence, one DNA window encodes the following:
- the LOC126961099 gene encoding theta defensin subunit A isoform X3, whose product MRTFALLTAMLLLVALQAQAEARQARADEAAAQQQPGADDQGMAHSFTWPENAALPLSESAKGLRCICTRGFCRLL is encoded by the exons ATGAGGACCTTTGCCCTCCTCACTGCCATGCTTCTCCTGGTGGCCCTGCAGGCTCAGGCAGAGGCACGTCAGGCAAGAGCTGATGAAGCTGCCGCCCAGCAGCAGCCTGGAGCAGATGATCAGGGAATGGCTCATTCCTTTACATGGCCTGAAAACGCCGCTCTTCCGCTTTCAG AGTCAGCGAAAGGCTTGAGGTGCATTTGCACACGAGGATTCTGCCGTTTGTTATAA
- the LOC126961099 gene encoding demidefensin-3 isoform X1 has protein sequence MRTFALLTAMLLLVALHAQAEARQARADEAAAQQQPGADDQGMAHSFTRPENAALPLSESERGLRCICVLGICRLL, from the exons ATGAGGACCTTTGCCCTCCTCACTGCCATGCTTCTCCTGGTGGCCCTGCACGCTCAGGCAGAGGCACGTCAGGCAAGAGCTGATGAAGCTGCCGCCCAGCAGCAGCCTGGAGCAGATGATCAGGGAATGGCTCATTCCTTTACACGGCCTGAAAACGCCGCTCTTCCGCTTTCAG AGTCAGAGAGAGGCTTGAGGTGCATTTGCGTACTAGGAATTTGCCGTCTGTTATAA